The nucleotide window CTTCCCCAATGGCACATGTATGTATTGGCCGGGCTGGTGTTAGGAGGTATCCATCTTTTACTGGCTATTGTCAGCAAAGGGCAAATCGGCGGCGGGGACATCAAATTATTTACACTTATTGGTTTTGCCATAGGTTGGGATGGTGGCTTTTCCATTTTCATTTACACCTATTTAATCGCGGGGTTGTTGGCACTACCTTTTCTTATTTACATTAAGTTCTTTCGTAAGAGAGAAAAAGCTGTCATGATGCCTATGGCACCATTTATCGCATTAGGGGTTATAACATTTTATCTAGGCGAAAGTTTCTAATTGCCTAATGTAAATGAATCATTTATTATATGTTTTAGGAGGGTGAAAATTATGGAAAAATTAAAGTTGCCAATTTTATTATTGCTCACCTTAGTTCTTGTGACTGCTTGCGGTGATGAGGATACAGGTTCAGAGCAAGTAACCGAAGCGGAAGATCAGGAAAATATGAACGAAGAAAATACTGAAGAAGGGACCGAAGAACCAACAGAAGTCCGGAAAGAAAGTGAAACGGCTGACGCTGAATTAGATGACGAAAGTGACGAGCCAGACACAGACAGTAGCGGTAGCGGTGATTTTGACGAATTGATTACATATATGGAAGATGCTACGGAAGGAACAGCCGATTTAATCCTTGAAAATGAAGAGGATCAAACCTTTGATGTAGATGACGATTTCACTGTTTCTTTGGATGCTTTCCAATTGGTGGAACTCAACGGCATTCATACAAATTTTGAAATTCCATTCAATGACCAGACTGACGGCGGGGTTTTAATCGCAGAATATACGGTAACCAATGACCTGGATGATGATGCTTACTACATGCCAACCTTTGACATTTCTTATACAGGTGCACAAAAGGCTCATAGCGGCAATAGAGATCTGCTTCCGGAAGAGGAGCAAATCGCAACCCATTTAGCTCCTGACAATGATTACCATATTGAAGCAGGGGAATCCGTTACCGGTTTTTACGCCTATCCTTTCGGAGAAGATGAACTCGAGGATCTGATGGACGAGGGAACCATCGAGATAGAAATGCCCTCTGCTCTCTCTGAACCCGAAGCATATGACTCAACGATCGGCTCAAACGGACAAATGAATGTCGATTTAAACGAAGAAGAAAGCGGGGACGAATCGGAGAACGGCGGGGATTTCTATGAAGATGGAGCAACAGCTACGAACATGGGAGACAAAGAGATGGTAAAGGAAGCAGAGGGCATCGGTGAAAGCGAAGAATTAGAAGATTATACGGTTGAACTCGAAGGATACCAATTCACTGAGTTCACCCCAAATTCCGATGAAGAACCTCGATTTGCGGACTTTGACAACGGCGTTGTCCTTCTTACCGTTAAATTCAATGTTGATAATCAAGGCTCAGAGACGATCGGATTATCACCCCTTTCCTCAACACTAACCGTCAATGATGGAAATCAATGGCTTACCGGCGAAGGCATGTTGCTCGATTACAGTGTCGATGATGTAATCGAAAGCGGAGAATCAGGAGAAGTATTACAAGTTTATACC belongs to Salicibibacter cibi and includes:
- a CDS encoding prepilin peptidase yields the protein MLSLLLLHAPFVLIILFSVVTDLKKRLIYDKVTLPGMLYFLLFHAIFNLPQWHMYVLAGLVLGGIHLLLAIVSKGQIGGGDIKLFTLIGFAIGWDGGFSIFIYTYLIAGLLALPFLIYIKFFRKREKAVMMPMAPFIALGVITFYLGESF
- a CDS encoding DUF5068 domain-containing protein, whose protein sequence is MEKLKLPILLLLTLVLVTACGDEDTGSEQVTEAEDQENMNEENTEEGTEEPTEVRKESETADAELDDESDEPDTDSSGSGDFDELITYMEDATEGTADLILENEEDQTFDVDDDFTVSLDAFQLVELNGIHTNFEIPFNDQTDGGVLIAEYTVTNDLDDDAYYMPTFDISYTGAQKAHSGNRDLLPEEEQIATHLAPDNDYHIEAGESVTGFYAYPFGEDELEDLMDEGTIEIEMPSALSEPEAYDSTIGSNGQMNVDLNEEESGDESENGGDFYEDGATATNMGDKEMVKEAEGIGESEELEDYTVELEGYQFTEFTPNSDEEPRFADFDNGVVLLTVKFNVDNQGSETIGLSPLSSTLTVNDGNQWLTGEGMLLDYSVDDVIESGESGEVLQVYTLDQEQYEKIWKDKEFEVEFGPIRDEDAQDISKGHTAEFVLPE